A stretch of Ligilactobacillus faecis DNA encodes these proteins:
- a CDS encoding MATE family efflux transporter → MIDRGRSNIGGIFLQTLSIKREVGQYIVRNIFASLGLSLYVLVDTIFIAAAGGSLGLAALNIVLPLFNLFNSLGLLFGIGGSTIYSINKLKDPKRVESLFGQLLLFCFCLGALLALLFNIFPTQVLTLLGANAQTMNVALPYMRVIVLGAPFFMCNYVCVNFIRNDGNPQLTMCATLSATAVVVILDWLLIFVFDLHMLGAAIATLFSPLTSLGVLTLHTRFKKRQLKLKWALPTWTNLKKAAALGIPSFLTEMSTGISIFVFNLVLLQLSDNYAVAAYGVIANIAVVVLALSNGIALGVQPIASREYGSHNWDHVKEAIFLGLKVALGLACILYFVLVFFKYPIISAFDHDHSLALLKIATNGLPLYFLSVFFASQNLVIMLSLVAIERAKAAFVLSLLRGYFILIPSVLLFALLFDLNGVWLSVPFTEACVWALGSYFLFNALKNKQ, encoded by the coding sequence ATGATTGATAGAGGAAGATCAAACATTGGAGGTATTTTTTTGCAAACACTCAGTATCAAACGTGAAGTCGGGCAATACATCGTGCGAAATATTTTTGCTTCTTTAGGTCTTTCCTTATATGTTTTAGTTGATACGATCTTCATTGCGGCTGCAGGCGGTTCACTTGGCTTAGCGGCATTGAATATCGTATTACCGTTGTTCAATCTCTTCAATTCCCTAGGGCTTTTGTTTGGGATCGGCGGGTCTACGATCTACTCGATCAATAAGCTCAAAGATCCTAAGCGCGTTGAATCGCTTTTTGGGCAGTTGTTGCTCTTTTGCTTTTGCTTAGGCGCGTTACTTGCACTTCTTTTTAATATATTCCCGACCCAAGTTTTGACACTCTTAGGTGCTAATGCCCAGACGATGAATGTTGCTTTACCATATATGCGCGTGATCGTCTTAGGAGCACCATTTTTTATGTGTAATTATGTTTGTGTCAATTTTATTCGAAATGACGGCAACCCTCAGCTTACGATGTGTGCAACTTTATCTGCTACCGCCGTGGTCGTTATTTTAGATTGGCTTTTGATCTTTGTTTTTGATCTTCATATGCTTGGAGCAGCGATCGCAACACTTTTTTCACCATTGACAAGTTTAGGTGTCTTGACTTTGCATACACGCTTTAAAAAAAGACAGCTTAAACTCAAATGGGCGTTGCCAACTTGGACCAACTTAAAAAAAGCAGCTGCTCTAGGCATACCTTCCTTTTTAACTGAGATGAGCACTGGGATCAGTATCTTTGTTTTCAACTTGGTTTTACTGCAACTAAGTGATAATTATGCTGTTGCTGCTTATGGGGTGATCGCAAATATCGCGGTCGTCGTTTTAGCTCTGTCAAACGGGATCGCACTAGGCGTCCAACCGATCGCTAGTCGCGAGTATGGCAGTCACAATTGGGATCACGTCAAAGAAGCGATCTTTTTAGGTTTAAAAGTTGCTTTAGGTCTTGCTTGTATCCTATATTTTGTCTTAGTCTTTTTCAAATATCCGATCATCAGTGCTTTTGACCATGATCATTCACTTGCTTTGCTCAAGATCGCTACTAACGGGCTGCCCCTTTATTTTCTAAGTGTTTTTTTTGCCAGCCAAAATTTAGTGATCATGTTATCATTAGTAGCGATCGAACGGGCTAAAGCGGCCTTTGTCCTTTCGCTTTTACGAGGTTATTTTATCTTGATCCCAAGTGTGCTCTTGTTTGCACTTCTCTTCGATCTGAACGGAGTCTGGTTGAGTGTGCCGTTCACTGAAGCTTGTGTCTGGGCCCTTGGATCGTATTTCTTATTCAACGCATTAAAAAATAAACAATAG
- a CDS encoding energy-coupling factor transporter transmembrane component T family protein has product MVQNMNNSTDPKLPTWLTTKNDTHLDFKKKHDFVGVNISSIGKLLHFLTNVTPVYHVDSSPWFRVCSLLLTTLLVLLSQNVIFLWAVSLIILGQIAFFPGNAILAILKKYFKLILFTLIFILPSLLLSHKADLALFLMRIGTLLLALAYFSGTTSWQQFILALKQLHFPSVLILTLDITVKYCYLAGIYLQESLYSIRFKTLGQKASLHLLGNLIGELYLSLKQRMNDLYQAMVLRGYKLSNTNKMRPRFQKHDLIPGLILLAICALFIVMRG; this is encoded by the coding sequence TTGGTACAAAACATGAACAACTCAACTGATCCAAAGTTGCCAACTTGGCTGACTACAAAAAATGATACCCATTTAGACTTTAAGAAAAAACATGATTTTGTTGGAGTCAATATTTCTTCGATCGGTAAACTGCTCCACTTTTTGACAAATGTTACGCCAGTCTACCATGTAGACTCCTCGCCGTGGTTTCGCGTTTGTTCGCTCTTACTGACGACCTTGCTCGTCTTACTGTCGCAAAATGTGATCTTCTTGTGGGCAGTCTCACTGATCATTTTAGGTCAGATCGCTTTTTTCCCGGGCAATGCGATCTTAGCGATCCTTAAAAAGTATTTCAAACTCATACTTTTTACTTTGATCTTTATTTTACCTAGTCTGCTTCTGAGCCATAAAGCAGATCTTGCTCTCTTTTTGATGCGGATCGGGACTTTGCTCCTTGCTTTAGCTTATTTTTCAGGTACCACGTCATGGCAACAATTTATTTTAGCGTTAAAACAACTTCACTTTCCAAGCGTTTTGATCTTAACGCTTGATATCACTGTAAAATATTGCTATTTAGCAGGGATCTATCTGCAAGAATCACTGTATAGCATCCGCTTTAAAACTCTAGGTCAAAAAGCTTCACTTCATTTGCTCGGTAATTTGATCGGTGAACTATACTTATCGCTCAAACAACGGATGAATGATCTTTACCAAGCAATGGTCTTGCGCGGTTACAAACTTTCAAATACAAATAAAATGCGTCCTCGCTTTCAAAAACACGATCTCATCCCAGGCCTGATCTTACTTGCGATCTGTGCTTTGTTTATCGTCATGCGGGGCTAG
- a CDS encoding VOC family protein, with product MKIKRFDHIVLSVTNLTKAVNFYHEVFDLPVLEELSTTDRKVMRCGHQLLYLQQLDAFSELTPKTPTSGSADLCLVASDPLENILNHLKSYFIEIIAGPKEAVGANGKMHVIYLNDPDGNLIELAVY from the coding sequence TTGAAGATCAAACGTTTTGATCATATCGTTCTCTCCGTTACAAATCTGACAAAAGCTGTCAACTTCTATCACGAAGTCTTTGATCTCCCTGTTTTAGAAGAACTTAGCACTACCGATCGCAAAGTCATGCGCTGTGGGCATCAGCTTCTTTACTTACAACAGCTCGATGCGTTTTCGGAATTGACACCGAAAACACCGACGAGTGGCAGCGCTGATCTTTGTTTAGTCGCAAGTGATCCTTTAGAAAATATTCTCAATCATTTGAAAAGTTACTTTATCGAGATCATTGCTGGACCAAAAGAAGCGGTAGGGGCCAATGGAAAGATGCACGTCATCTACTTGAACGATCCCGACGGAAACTTGATCGAACTTGCAGTTTACTAA
- the cbiM gene encoding cobalt transporter CbiM, which translates to MHIPDNYLSPATCGVLFVAATPVVAISLSKTKQQLTKNRELAPMLGICASLSFLVMMFNVPIPGGTTAHAVGATLLAILVGPYAACVAVTVALLLQAFLFGDGGLLALGANIFNMACVMPFVGYWIYAALKKHGHDRLGVVLGSYLGINAAAFLAGVELGIQPIIAVSANGQPLYNPYPLSIAVPAMMFAHLVVAGVVEAFFTYVVYAFVKKVAPAEIYAPSRATSAQAAKMKTGFKYFYWLIGAMIVLSPLGLLASGTAWGEWDTSELLAKMHAEHLGNTLPHGMAHGMSFNAAFGGYTVPGTALPLGYILSAVTAVLVFLIIGKILMALGTKHEQLN; encoded by the coding sequence ATGCATATTCCTGATAATTATTTGAGTCCTGCCACATGCGGGGTCTTATTTGTTGCTGCAACACCTGTTGTAGCGATCTCACTTTCCAAAACTAAACAACAGTTGACCAAGAATCGCGAATTAGCACCAATGCTTGGGATCTGTGCTTCGCTTTCATTTTTAGTCATGATGTTCAATGTCCCGATCCCTGGCGGAACAACAGCCCATGCAGTCGGCGCAACGCTACTTGCGATCCTAGTCGGTCCGTATGCCGCGTGTGTCGCCGTCACCGTCGCGTTACTACTTCAAGCTTTTCTTTTTGGTGATGGTGGTCTTTTAGCTCTTGGCGCAAATATCTTTAACATGGCATGTGTCATGCCTTTTGTTGGCTATTGGATCTATGCTGCACTCAAAAAGCATGGTCATGATCGTTTAGGAGTGGTCTTAGGCTCTTATTTAGGGATCAACGCTGCCGCCTTTTTAGCTGGGGTCGAACTTGGGATCCAACCGATCATTGCAGTCTCGGCTAACGGACAACCACTATATAACCCATATCCATTGAGCATCGCAGTTCCTGCGATGATGTTTGCTCATTTAGTCGTTGCTGGGGTCGTTGAAGCATTCTTTACTTACGTCGTTTACGCCTTTGTCAAAAAAGTCGCTCCAGCTGAGATCTACGCCCCAAGTCGCGCAACTTCAGCACAAGCAGCTAAGATGAAAACTGGATTCAAATATTTCTATTGGTTGATCGGGGCAATGATCGTCTTGAGTCCCCTCGGTCTTTTAGCTAGTGGTACTGCTTGGGGCGAATGGGATACAAGTGAATTATTAGCCAAAATGCACGCTGAACACTTAGGAAATACTTTACCGCATGGTATGGCACACGGGATGAGCTTCAATGCAGCCTTCGGTGGTTATACTGTGCCAGGAACAGCATTACCTTTAGGTTATATTTTAAGTGCAGTCACTGCAGTTTTAGTTTTCTTGATCATCGGGAAGATCTTGATGGCTCTTGGTACAAAACATGAACAACTCAACTGA
- a CDS encoding ISL3 family transposase encodes MTSLNYTTYSVDSIVKSCLDISDPHLHFSNEPYDEMINGISYKVFQATISFLPHELTNFRCNNCGFTTFYRNGYTPKRLIRIPAVNATHQTTIQARSARIRCRNCNSTISAKTTLLPPNCQISYSLRAKIATKLRHDISAKTIAYEEGVSASTVNRMLSHTRSEFRNNFNFLPLHLCFDEFRGTHNGYHFICLDSDNHVIQTILPNRFKDTIIKYFMKFPESVRQLVRTVSCDLNSYYVDIAKTLFPNAKIIIDRFHIVQMLNQALNSMRTDLMNSFERSSKNYKLFKRNWKLFLKRYDDLDCTHQFYERSLKIWTTSERLVNLGLKVGDQTFNEAYWDYQRLLEIIVAPTKNKIDIFKQRINEVHQKYLIKRTLATKSEKVLLSFFDNLDAIISALDPMYSRYTNGPLEGINRKIKQIQRTAYGYRNFDHLKARIYLQTYLGKDTRSSMKIA; translated from the coding sequence ATGACTTCTTTAAATTATACTACATATTCTGTTGATTCGATAGTTAAATCTTGTCTTGATATCAGTGATCCTCATCTTCACTTCTCTAATGAACCTTATGATGAAATGATCAATGGTATCTCTTATAAAGTTTTTCAAGCTACTATCAGTTTCTTGCCTCACGAATTAACGAACTTTCGTTGTAATAATTGTGGCTTTACCACTTTTTACCGTAATGGTTACACTCCTAAACGACTCATTCGGATCCCAGCTGTCAACGCCACTCATCAAACTACTATCCAAGCTCGTTCAGCTCGTATCCGTTGTCGCAATTGTAATTCAACTATTTCTGCCAAAACTACGCTCCTACCTCCAAATTGTCAGATCTCTTATTCACTTAGAGCTAAGATTGCCACTAAACTAAGACATGACATTTCCGCTAAAACGATCGCTTATGAAGAAGGTGTTTCTGCTTCAACAGTTAACCGTATGTTATCTCATACTCGTTCTGAATTTCGGAATAACTTCAATTTCTTACCGCTCCATCTTTGCTTTGATGAATTTAGAGGTACTCACAATGGCTATCATTTTATTTGCCTTGATTCGGATAATCATGTTATCCAAACTATCTTACCTAATAGGTTTAAAGATACTATCATCAAGTATTTTATGAAATTCCCGGAATCCGTCAGACAGTTAGTGCGCACCGTCAGTTGTGATCTAAACTCTTACTACGTTGATATTGCTAAAACTCTATTCCCTAATGCTAAGATCATCATTGATCGTTTTCATATAGTTCAAATGCTTAACCAAGCACTTAACTCTATGCGAACTGATTTGATGAATAGCTTTGAACGCAGCTCTAAAAACTACAAACTATTTAAGCGGAATTGGAAATTATTCTTAAAACGCTATGACGACCTAGATTGTACCCATCAATTTTATGAACGTTCACTAAAAATTTGGACTACTTCAGAGCGCTTAGTAAATTTGGGACTTAAAGTTGGTGATCAAACCTTTAATGAAGCTTACTGGGACTATCAACGTTTATTAGAGATCATCGTCGCTCCAACTAAAAACAAAATAGACATCTTTAAACAACGTATTAACGAAGTTCATCAAAAGTACCTTATTAAGCGTACCTTAGCTACTAAATCTGAAAAAGTTCTTTTATCGTTCTTTGACAATTTAGACGCGATCATATCTGCTTTAGATCCAATGTATTCACGTTACACAAACGGTCCTTTGGAAGGGATCAATCGGAAGATCAAACAGATACAACGTACTGCCTATGGATATAGAAACTTTGATCATTTAAAAGCACGCATTTACCTTCAAACCTATCTTGGAAAAGATACAAGAAGTTCCATGAAGATAGCCTAG
- a CDS encoding ROK family protein has protein sequence MSKLYGAIEAGGTKFVCAVADEDLKVIERVSIKTTVPAETMANVFKFFEKYQTELVAIGIASFGPIDVNRKSETYGYITNTPKPGWKNYDFLGEMKKRFDVAYAWTTDVNGAAYGELKKGAAYGKDSCVYLTVGTGIGGGVVINGKVIEGYQHPEIGHIVMRRHPKDQYAGHCPFHQDCLEGLAAGPAIEARQGGIKAYDIPKDDEAWEIVAYYLAQACVDLTLILSPEKIIFGGGVSKQEQLFPMIRRSFAEQMKDYVSTPDLDDYIVHVQLGDDAGITGCLLLAKEAVEQ, from the coding sequence GTGAGTAAATTATATGGTGCGATCGAAGCTGGTGGAACAAAATTCGTTTGTGCGGTCGCAGATGAAGATCTAAAAGTTATCGAACGCGTTTCGATCAAGACGACTGTACCAGCTGAAACGATGGCAAATGTCTTTAAATTTTTTGAAAAATATCAAACTGAGCTAGTTGCGATCGGGATCGCCTCCTTTGGTCCGATCGATGTTAATCGTAAGTCAGAGACATATGGTTATATCACTAATACCCCTAAACCAGGTTGGAAAAACTACGATTTCTTAGGTGAAATGAAAAAACGCTTTGATGTGGCGTACGCTTGGACGACTGATGTTAATGGTGCGGCTTACGGTGAATTAAAAAAAGGTGCAGCTTACGGCAAAGATAGCTGTGTTTATTTGACAGTCGGCACTGGGATCGGTGGCGGTGTTGTGATCAATGGCAAAGTGATCGAAGGTTACCAACATCCAGAGATCGGTCATATCGTGATGCGGCGCCATCCAAAAGATCAATATGCCGGACATTGTCCTTTCCATCAAGATTGTTTGGAAGGGTTAGCGGCTGGTCCAGCGATCGAAGCGCGCCAAGGTGGTATTAAAGCTTATGATATTCCTAAAGATGATGAAGCTTGGGAGATCGTAGCTTACTACTTAGCTCAAGCATGTGTTGATCTAACTTTGATCTTATCACCTGAAAAGATCATTTTTGGTGGTGGTGTTTCTAAACAAGAGCAACTCTTCCCAATGATCCGTCGTTCTTTTGCAGAACAGATGAAAGATTATGTTAGCACGCCAGACCTCGATGACTACATCGTCCATGTTCAATTAGGAGACGATGCAGGGATCACAGGGTGCTTATTATTAGCTAAAGAAGCTGTTGAACAATAA
- a CDS encoding ammonium transporter, which translates to MAINSGDTAFMMLCTAMVCLMTPGLAFFYGGLARKRSILFIMMESFISMGIVTLIWMYGGFGLAFGKDIHGVIGNFTDYFGLAHVGLVPNAVHAASIPFALFFLFQLMFCVITVPLMTGAFAERLNLKGYILLLIFWTLLVYIPVCHWVWGEGFLSKWGFVDFAGGTVIHTTAGFAALASIFVLGKRKVAKQGMHPNNLMAAAIGTGLLWFGWFGFNSGGALSAGALATKAFTNTLIGLATGMIAWLIMAKVLRGKINFVDVMTGSVAGLATITPCAGYIAPSSAIIVGIVAGVICNLAVGFREKQGWDDALDVWGVHGVGGFTGTILIGLLADKTVNGVGASAHQLLVQVGGVVLVAIYAFILTYVLLKILGALTNIKPTQKQIEEGLDKTLLEETAYDEK; encoded by the coding sequence ATGGCAATTAATAGTGGCGATACTGCCTTTATGATGCTTTGTACTGCGATGGTCTGCTTGATGACACCAGGCCTTGCCTTCTTTTATGGGGGTCTAGCTCGGAAGCGCAGTATCTTATTTATTATGATGGAGTCATTCATCTCGATGGGGATCGTGACTTTGATCTGGATGTATGGTGGCTTTGGCCTTGCATTTGGGAAAGATATCCATGGGGTGATCGGAAACTTTACTGATTACTTTGGTTTAGCACACGTGGGGCTTGTTCCAAATGCAGTTCATGCAGCTTCGATCCCATTTGCACTTTTCTTTTTATTCCAATTGATGTTTTGTGTGATCACAGTACCTTTGATGACTGGGGCTTTTGCAGAACGTTTAAATCTTAAAGGTTACATTTTATTGTTGATCTTTTGGACGCTTTTAGTTTATATCCCAGTTTGTCACTGGGTCTGGGGCGAAGGCTTCCTCTCAAAATGGGGCTTTGTTGACTTTGCTGGTGGGACTGTCATCCATACGACAGCCGGTTTTGCCGCTTTAGCAAGTATTTTTGTTTTAGGAAAACGAAAAGTCGCTAAACAAGGAATGCATCCAAATAACTTGATGGCAGCTGCGATCGGGACAGGACTTCTTTGGTTTGGCTGGTTTGGTTTCAACTCAGGTGGAGCTCTTTCGGCTGGTGCTTTAGCTACAAAGGCCTTTACGAATACTTTGATCGGGCTTGCAACTGGGATGATCGCTTGGTTGATCATGGCTAAAGTTTTACGTGGCAAGATCAACTTTGTCGATGTTATGACTGGTTCAGTTGCTGGTCTAGCCACGATCACACCTTGTGCCGGTTATATTGCACCAAGTTCTGCGATCATTGTTGGGATCGTTGCTGGTGTGATCTGTAATTTAGCCGTTGGTTTCCGCGAAAAACAAGGTTGGGATGATGCTTTAGATGTTTGGGGCGTTCATGGTGTCGGTGGCTTTACCGGAACGATCTTGATCGGACTTTTGGCTGATAAGACAGTCAATGGTGTCGGAGCTAGTGCTCACCAATTGCTCGTTCAAGTTGGTGGGGTCGTGTTAGTTGCGATCTATGCCTTTATCTTGACATACGTCTTACTCAAGATCTTAGGTGCACTTACAAATATCAAACCAACTCAAAAACAGATCGAAGAAGGTTTGGATAAGACCTTACTTGAAGAGACAGCTTACGACGAAAAATAG
- a CDS encoding energy-coupling factor ABC transporter ATP-binding protein codes for MIKLSNAVFDYDGHVALDKVSLDVFPNETLVIMGPNGSGKSTLLKILTGFFPLHAGEYYFNDLKIDEAFLKDPSQAAKLYEKVGFVFQDSDVQLFNMSVAEELAFGPRQLGLSPAEVDQRVNDCLKLLSIEHLAERVPYHLSGGEKKLVAIGSVLTMNPEVFVLDEPFNGLSPHYRTLIVELLDKLHQSGKTIIMSSHHFGQIKDICDRVILFSEKHRIERIMPKDQILADPVELKHLSVL; via the coding sequence ATGATCAAATTAAGTAATGCCGTCTTTGACTACGACGGACATGTCGCTTTAGATAAAGTTTCTTTAGATGTTTTTCCAAATGAGACTTTAGTCATCATGGGACCAAACGGCTCAGGGAAATCGACTCTTTTAAAGATCTTGACTGGCTTTTTTCCACTTCATGCTGGAGAATACTACTTCAATGATCTAAAGATCGATGAAGCTTTCTTAAAAGACCCTAGTCAAGCAGCTAAACTTTACGAAAAAGTCGGTTTTGTTTTTCAAGATAGTGACGTCCAACTTTTTAATATGAGCGTTGCCGAAGAACTAGCTTTTGGTCCACGACAACTAGGTCTAAGCCCTGCTGAAGTCGACCAACGCGTAAATGACTGTTTAAAATTACTTTCGATCGAACATTTAGCTGAACGTGTCCCGTATCATCTTTCTGGTGGCGAGAAGAAATTGGTCGCGATCGGGAGTGTTTTGACGATGAATCCTGAGGTCTTTGTTTTAGATGAACCGTTCAATGGTCTTTCGCCACACTATCGCACTTTGATCGTCGAGCTTTTAGATAAACTCCACCAAAGTGGGAAGACGATCATCATGTCAAGTCATCATTTTGGTCAGATCAAAGATATCTGCGATCGCGTCATCTTATTTTCTGAAAAACATCGGATCGAACGGATCATGCCTAAAGATCAGATCTTGGCTGACCCAGTTGAATTGAAACACTTAAGTGTCCTCTAA